One Phaseolus vulgaris cultivar G19833 chromosome 11, P. vulgaris v2.0, whole genome shotgun sequence genomic window carries:
- the LOC137805676 gene encoding uncharacterized protein, whose protein sequence is MSYKELLAMPGMANQLRFPPKSDRNLGPCKEIWCDFHKAFEHDVEHYIALGYQLAGLVKDGLLKEYLEGSKEGSKEELQSADQRHEVPVHGEINTISGGFSGGGCTASQRKRYAREVMTVEKRDPDQSVEPDLLFTKVDLRDVVPHEDDPVVILIMIVGRGVHRVLINQGSSIDVMFWVTFNMLQLSPDQLRPYDGCLFDFAGNQVEVRGHVELRTTFSDGTSSRTINIRYLVVNAALAYNMLLGRRALNRLGTVASTRHMKMKLPSLEGGVIVIRSDQKATRKCYENNLKNKEQYAWLPPSHRGLKGPLV, encoded by the coding sequence ATGTCTTACAAGGAGCTATTGGCTATGCCAGGTATGGCAAACCAGTTGAGGTTCCCCCCAAAATCTGATAGGAATTTGGGGCCATGCAAGGAGATCTGGTGTGATTTCCACAAAGCCTTCGAGCATGATGTGGAGCACTACATAGCCCTTGGCTACCAGTTGGCAGGGCTGGTGAAGGATGGGCTCCTGAAGGAATACTTAGAAGGGAGCAAGGAGGGTTCAAAGGAGGAGCTCCAATCAGCGGACCAAAGGCACGAGGTACCTGTCCATGGCGAGATTAATACAATCTCAGGAGGATTTTCAGGAGGAGGCTGCACCGCCTCCCAACGCAAGAGGTACGCAAGGGAGGTGATGACGGTAGAAAAACGAGATCCTGATCAGTCGGTCGAGCCCGACCTCTTGTTCACCAAGGTTGACTTGAGAGATGTAGTCCCACATGAGGACGATCCAGTAGTGATCTTGATCATGATTGTGGGAAGAGGAGTACATAGGGTCCTTATCAATCAGGGGAGCTCGATCGACGTGATGTTTTGGGTTACTTTCAACATGCTGCAGTTGTCGCCCGATCAGTTGAGACCTTATGACGGTTGTCTGTTCGATTTCGCTGGGAACCAAGTGGAAGTAAGAGGACATGTGGAGTTGAGGACAACTTTTTCAGATGGCACCTCATCTCGTACAATCAATATCAGGTACTTAGTTGTTAATGCAGCTTTGGCTTATAACATGCTTTTGGGCAGACGTGCCTTGAACAGGTTAGGCACGGTGGcctcaacgaggcacatgaagatgaagttgccctcCCTTGAGGGAGGAGTAATCGTTATCAGGTCTGATCAGAAGGCGACGAGGAAGTGTTATGAGAACAACCTGAAGAACAAAGAGCAATATGCGTGGTTGCCACCCAGCCATAGGGGCCTGAAGGGACCACTCGTGTAG